In Arachis hypogaea cultivar Tifrunner chromosome 17, arahy.Tifrunner.gnm2.J5K5, whole genome shotgun sequence, a single window of DNA contains:
- the LOC112763800 gene encoding uncharacterized protein encodes MIALFQRSWVLQLASDFQQLPIGEKSWKTMSKASKEHAFDQFKRVFHYEDDGKGIIKPGIVQRIGNSWRNARNHLFHKVYDEELTFDQNLKRKPAGIEANHWKKFLEYRLNEDTKDKCKKNAANRSKQLHTHTGGSKTVARKRHEKELRQGRPIGRGEGWTMSHKKRMEAIEHIESQDPSSKEFSQNDSLAQVLGKEHPGRVRGLGFGPCPSHCFRNIPQQSDYGVQIEEYKMEIVKLKAEAAELKAESAELKAAAVEEKAKRQRMEAEGKEKM; translated from the exons aTGATAGCCCTCTTTCAAAGGTCTTGGGTCTTACAATTGGCGTCTGATTTTCAACAGTTGCCAATTGGTGAAAAAAGTTGGAAGACAATGAGTAAGGCTTCCAAGGAGCATGCCTTTGACCAGTTTAAG CGAGTCTTCCACTATGAGGACGATGGAAAAGGAATCATAAAGCCGGGAATTGTACAAAGGATAGGAAATTCCTGGAGGAATGCAAGGAATCATTTGTTCCATAAGGTTTATGACGAAGAACTGACTTTTGACCAAAACCTCAAGCGTAAGCCAGCAGGAATAGAGGCAAATCACTGGAAAAAATTTCTTGAATATCGGTTGAACGAGGACACAAAG GACAAGTGTAAAAAAAATGCTGCTAATCGTTCAAAGCAACTGCACACACATACCGGAGGTTCTAAAACGGTGGCAAGAAAGAGACACgaaaaa GAACTACGACAGGGAAGGCCTATTGGTAGAGGAGAGGGATGGACCATGAGTCATAAAAAAAGAATG GAAGCAATTGAACACATTGAGAGCCAAGACCCCTCGAGCAAGGAATTTTCACAGAATGATTCCCTTGCACAAGTGCTTGGAAAGGAGCACCCAGGAAGAGTTCGTGGACTCGGTTTTGGTCCATGTCCCAGTCATTGTTTTCGTAACATTCCACAACAGTCTGACTACGGTGTACAAATTGAGGAGTATAAGATGGAGATTGTAAAACTTAAGGCAGAGGCAGCAGAACTTAAGGCGGAATCAGCAGAACTCAAGGCGGCAGCAGtagaggaaaaggcaaagagacaGAGAATGGAGGCAGAGGGGAAGGAAAAAATGTAG